From one Lolium rigidum isolate FL_2022 chromosome 4, APGP_CSIRO_Lrig_0.1, whole genome shotgun sequence genomic stretch:
- the LOC124647562 gene encoding LOW QUALITY PROTEIN: pentatricopeptide repeat-containing protein At2g20710, mitochondrial-like (The sequence of the model RefSeq protein was modified relative to this genomic sequence to represent the inferred CDS: inserted 1 base in 1 codon), producing the protein MHRLLPPRVGLLRRLSTAAASPPHPPPQPRADSLYLRVAAAVIPRIPLTPVLEQWAVAEGRAVEKHDLQAIIKKLVLRRRFSHALELSLWMTDRRHFPLSPGDVAYRLELLTKVHGLQSAVAYFGGLSVQLKKPQCYGSLLKCYAEAKSVDEAEKLFAEMQKMGMMSSYPYNVMMKLYLELGQVERVRTMYKAMEESGIKPDVFTVDTLLKVYAAAEDLNRVEELLEKSDPKMLSWHSHASVARLFMKAGLQGRALQAVEESEKRISPKNGRVAYGFLLSMCADLGMSSEVDRIWNAYKSKVPTCNSMYMCRISVLLKMNDIDGAEKAFREWESRHVHHDIRLTNLLLNGYCANGLMEKAEALVDEAIAKGRTPYANTWYKLAGGFFKDGQVSKAVDMTRKALASATFGWEPDQTNVLMSLEYFTEQKNIKAAEEIASQLRSLVPLTREVYHGLLKTYVHAAQPVSDLLDRMNKDGFEANEETDRIIAGICXVDMRRLLLLNNFFGCFLV; encoded by the exons ATGCaccgcctccttcctcctcgcGTCGGCCTGCTCCGACGCCTCTCCACGGCCGCCGCCTCCCCACCCCATCCACCACCGCAGCCGCGGGCCGACTCCCTGTATCTACGGGTCGCTGCCGCAGTGATCCCGCGCATCCCGCTGACCCCCGTGCTGGAGCAATGGGCCGTCGCCGAGGGCCGCGCCGTCGAGAAGCACGACCTCCAGGCTATCATCAAGAagctcgtcctccgccgccgcttctCCCACGCGCTTGAG CTGTCCCTGTGGATGACCGACCGGCGGCACTTCCCCCTGTCGCCCGGCGACGTCGCCTACCGGCTGGAGCTGCTCACCAAGGTGCACGGCCTCCAGAGTGCCGTGGCCTACTTCGGGGGCTTGTCAGTTCAGCTCAAGAAACCTCAGTGCTACGGCTCCCTCCTGAAATGCTATGCGGAGGCCAAGTCCGTTGACGAGGCTGAAAAGCTCTTTGCGGAGATGCAGAAGATGGGGATGATGAGTTCATATCCTTACAATGTGATGATGAAGCTTTACTTGGAGCTCGGGCAGGTTGAGAGGGTGCGCACCATGTACAAGGCTATGGAGGAGAGTGGCATCAAGCCTGATGTATTCACTGTCGACACTCTGTTGAAGGTGTATGCAGCTGCTGAAGATCTCAATCGGGTTGAGGAACTTCTAGAGAAGTCCGATCCGAAGATGCTGAGTTGGCATTCACATGCCAGTGTAGCCAGGCTTTTCATGAAAGCCGGGCTCCAAGGAAGGGCCCTGCAGGCTGTTGAGGAATCTGAAAAGCGGATTAGTCCGAAGAATGGCAGGGTTGCATACGGGTTCTTGCTTTCTATGTGTGCTGATTTGGGAATGAGTAGCGAGGTGGACCGCATTTGGAATGCCTATAAGTCCAAAGTGCCGACATGCAACTCGATGTATATGTGCAGGATAAGTGTACTGCTTAAGATGAATGACATCGATGGGGCTGAGAAAGCCTTCAGAGAGTGGGAAAGTAGGCATGTTCACCATGATATCCGGTTAACTAACCTACTGCTAAATGGCTACTGTGCAAATGGCCTTATGGAGAAAGCAGAAGCTCTCGTGGATGAAGCCATTGCCAAAGGGAGGACACCTTACGCTAATACTTGGTATAAACTGGCTGGTGGGTTTTTCAAGGATGGCCAGGTGTCAAAGGCGGTGGATATGACAAGGAAAGCTCTTGCTTCCGCAACTTTTGGATGGGAACCTGACCAGACAAATGTGCTAATGAGTCTGGAATATTTCACGGAGCAAAAGAATATTAAAGCAGCTGAGGAAATAGCAAGCCAGCTGCGGAGTTTGGTACCTTTGACAAGGGAGGTTTACCATGGTTTACTGAAGACATATGTTCATGCAGCACAGCCAGTGTCAGATTTACTTGATCGCATGAATAAAGATGGTTTTGAGGCTAATGAAGAAACAGATAGAATCATTGCTGGAATAT CGGTAGATATGCGCAGGTTGCTATTATTGAACAATTTCTTTGGTTGTTTTCTAGTTTGA
- the LOC124708464 gene encoding kinesin-like protein KIN-6 isoform X1, with translation MNPLVDDFLGGKSGLLVAMGPTGSGKTHTVFGTARHPGIVPLTLQKIFNTADESDVGNQPTRSFCLSMFEILSEGKAERILDLLSDATDLVLQQSSIIKGLKEVDISNFMDAESLVSRGMLKRSTAATNANSESSRSQCIITVRATHKNNDLQSEHLIGGSVLTIADLAGAERKKSTGNMGSRLLESNFINNTSMVFGNCLRALLDHQKNQKKTLEKHFKNSMLTRYLRDYLEGRKKMTLILNVKQGDDDYSDTSYLLRQASPYMKIRYTSLDDSSDLASQKRSSVSLICQENKKRRKVHKPEALTAEGKGSVDKSDEIKLSERDEFLNSELQRVSRNEQIMKNLFRALWAVSKQKLMESESAARSMKELLSEKDIQIRELKKELNDLKSCSHEKLPVAEDTHLEQNDAVSPGQADLSSASQSNQTDLGSSDVAFDDFHLGTELVVEEVSEEFTCYDSEKSSANSDKKGKFVDCDTSVTNLIEDQELNSRSLKTEEPCTSDAFVPKCNVQKESTEIMGQMVDKKLDNSERFSEQASVHDGAVTHATSHLDHPSDQSFTDHHILPCIKREHASLSAHGCGPMEQSEEELSKLEDSQHGVDVKEMKHLHAEGTTDEKENCPSQVIKDKKEDHQAEGITDKKEDLSASQPSKTKRSTRRLLPVSAMMLKEFTGPNMDVAVDAKRAADVGGKSSGEAAPGGRSEKLIQLLRARPVTKTHHRS, from the exons ATGAATCCGCTTGTGGATGACTTTTTGGGAGGAAAGAGTGGCCTCCTGGTTGCAATGGGTCCGACTGGGTCTGGGAAGACGCATACCGTCTTTGGCACTGCAAGACATCCTGGTATTGTACCTCTCACGCTACAGAAGATCTTCAATACGGCAGATGAAAGCGATGTTGGCAATCAACCGACAAG ATCGTTTTGCTTGTCAATGTTTGAGATACTTTCTGAAGGAAAAGCAGAAAGGATTCTCGACCTACTGTCTGATGCAACTGACCTTGTCCTCCAGCAGTCATCTATAATTAAAGGTCTTAAAGAG GTGGATATTTCAAATTTCATGGATGCTGAGAGCTTAGTTTCACGTGGTATGCTTAAGCGTAGCACAGCTGCAACAAATGCTAACAGCGAGTCAAG CCGATCACAGTGCATTATCACTGTACGTGCTACTCATAAAAATAATGACCTACAAAGTGAGCACCTAATTGGTGGATCTGTTCTGACCATAGCAGACCTTGCCGGCGCGGAGCGAAAAAAGAGCACCGGAAATATG GGTTCAAGGTTGTTAGAGAGTAATTTCATCAACAACACATCCATGGTTTTTGGGAACTGTTTGAGG GCTTTGTTAGATCATCAGAAAAATCAGAAGAAAACCTTGGAAAAACATTTCAAGAACTCAATG TTGACAAGGTACTTGAGAGATTATCTGGAAGGAAGGAAGAAAATGACACTT ATTTTGAACGTGAAACAAGGAGATGATGATTATTCGGATACATCATATTTGCTCAGACAAGCATCTCCTTACATGAAAATAAG ATACACCAGCCTTGACGATTCTTCTGACTTGGCTTCCCAAAAGAGAAGCAGTGTTTCCTTGATCtgccaagaaaacaagaaaagaagaaaagttCATAAGCCTGAAGCTCTTACG GCTGAAGGAAAGGGCAGCGTTGATAAATCTGACGAAATTAAACTTTCTGAAAGAG ATGAATTTCTCAATTCAGAGCTGCAAAGAGTGTCCCGAAATGAACAAATAATGAAGAACCTTTTCAGGGCCCTATGGGCTGTTTCAAAACAAAAACTTATG GAATCCGAGAGCGCTGCTAGAAGCATGAAAGAATTGCTCAGTGAGAAAGACATCCAAATTAGAGAGCTGAAAAAGGAGTTGAATGACCTGAAGTCTTGTTCACATGAGAAGCTTCCAGTTGCTGAAGATACCCATTTGGAGCAAAATGATGCTGTATCCCCTGGCCAAGCTGATCTAAGCTCGGCTTCTCAATCTAATCAAACTGACCTGGGATCCAGTGACGTTGCATTTGATGATTTCCAT TTGGGCACTGAGTTAGTAGTAGAAGAGGTCTCAGAAGAATTCACATGTTACGATTCTGAAAAATCTTCAGCTAATTCTGACAAGAAAG GGAAGTTCGTTGACTGTGATACCTCTGTTACTAACTTGATAGAGGATCAAGAGTTGAACTCGAGATCTCTGAAG ACAGAGGAACCGTGTACTTCTGATGCGTTTGTTCCcaagtgcaatgtccaaaagGAAAGTACTGAG ATAATGGGACAAATGGTTGATAAGAAATTGGATAATTCTGAGAGGTTTTCTGAACAAGCATCTGTGCATGATGGTGCTGTAACACATGCAACCAGTCATTTGGATCATCCATCTGATCAAAGCTTTACAG ATCATCATATACTTCCATGTATAAAGCGTGAACATGCCAGCCTGTCCGCACATGGTTGTGGTCCCATGGAACAAAGTGAAGAAGAGTTAAGCAAACTGGAGGATAGTCAACATGGTGTTGATGTAAAAG AAATGAAGCATCTGCATGCCGAAGGAACTACAGATGAGAAAGAGAACTGTCCATCACAAGTAATTAAAGATAAAAAGGAGGACCATCAGGCAGAAGGAATCACAGATAAAAAAGAGGACCTTTCTGCTTCCCAGCCTAGCAAGACAAAGAGAAGTACAAG GAGGTTGCTGCCGGTATCGGCCATGATGCTAAAAGAGTTCACCGGGCCCAACATGGATGTTGCCGTGGATGCGAAGAGGGCAGCG GATGTAGGCGGTAAATCGTCAGGTGAGGCTGCTCCAGGTGGGAGATCGGAGAAGCTAATTCAGCTGCTGAGAGCCCGTCCGGTCACCAAGACTCACCACCGTAGCTAA
- the LOC124708464 gene encoding kinesin-like protein KIN-6 isoform X2 encodes MNPLVDDFLGGKSGLLVAMGPTGSGKTHTVFGTARHPGIVPLTLQKIFNTADESDVGNQPTRSFCLSMFEILSEGKAERILDLLSDATDLVLQQSSIIKGLKEVDISNFMDAESLVSRGMLKRSTAATNANSESSRSQCIITVRATHKNNDLQSEHLIGGSVLTIADLAGAERKKSTGNMGSRLLESNFINNTSMVFGNCLRALLDHQKNQKKTLEKHFKNSMLTRYLRDYLEGRKKMTLILNVKQGDDDYSDTSYLLRQASPYMKIRYTSLDDSSDLASQKRSSVSLICQENKKRRKVHKPEALTAEGKGSVDKSDEIKLSERDEFLNSELQRVSRNEQIMKNLFRALWAVSKQKLMESESAARSMKELLSEKDIQIRELKKELNDLKSCSHEKLPVAEDTHLEQNDAVSPGQADLSSASQSNQTDLGSSDVAFDDFHLGTELVVEEVSEEFTCYDSEKSSANSDKKGKFVDCDTSVTNLIEDQELNSRSLKTEEPCTSDAFVPKCNVQKESTEIMGQMVDKKLDNSERFSEQASVHDGAVTHATSHLDHPSDQSFTDHHILPCIKREHASLSAHGCGPMEQSEEELSKLEDSQHGVDVKEMKHLHAEGTTDEKENCPSQVIKDKKEDHQAEGITDKKEDLSASQPSKTKRSTSRRLLPVSAMMLKEFTGPNMDVAVDAKRAADVGGKSSGEAAPGGRSEKLIQLLRARPVTKTHHRS; translated from the exons ATGAATCCGCTTGTGGATGACTTTTTGGGAGGAAAGAGTGGCCTCCTGGTTGCAATGGGTCCGACTGGGTCTGGGAAGACGCATACCGTCTTTGGCACTGCAAGACATCCTGGTATTGTACCTCTCACGCTACAGAAGATCTTCAATACGGCAGATGAAAGCGATGTTGGCAATCAACCGACAAG ATCGTTTTGCTTGTCAATGTTTGAGATACTTTCTGAAGGAAAAGCAGAAAGGATTCTCGACCTACTGTCTGATGCAACTGACCTTGTCCTCCAGCAGTCATCTATAATTAAAGGTCTTAAAGAG GTGGATATTTCAAATTTCATGGATGCTGAGAGCTTAGTTTCACGTGGTATGCTTAAGCGTAGCACAGCTGCAACAAATGCTAACAGCGAGTCAAG CCGATCACAGTGCATTATCACTGTACGTGCTACTCATAAAAATAATGACCTACAAAGTGAGCACCTAATTGGTGGATCTGTTCTGACCATAGCAGACCTTGCCGGCGCGGAGCGAAAAAAGAGCACCGGAAATATG GGTTCAAGGTTGTTAGAGAGTAATTTCATCAACAACACATCCATGGTTTTTGGGAACTGTTTGAGG GCTTTGTTAGATCATCAGAAAAATCAGAAGAAAACCTTGGAAAAACATTTCAAGAACTCAATG TTGACAAGGTACTTGAGAGATTATCTGGAAGGAAGGAAGAAAATGACACTT ATTTTGAACGTGAAACAAGGAGATGATGATTATTCGGATACATCATATTTGCTCAGACAAGCATCTCCTTACATGAAAATAAG ATACACCAGCCTTGACGATTCTTCTGACTTGGCTTCCCAAAAGAGAAGCAGTGTTTCCTTGATCtgccaagaaaacaagaaaagaagaaaagttCATAAGCCTGAAGCTCTTACG GCTGAAGGAAAGGGCAGCGTTGATAAATCTGACGAAATTAAACTTTCTGAAAGAG ATGAATTTCTCAATTCAGAGCTGCAAAGAGTGTCCCGAAATGAACAAATAATGAAGAACCTTTTCAGGGCCCTATGGGCTGTTTCAAAACAAAAACTTATG GAATCCGAGAGCGCTGCTAGAAGCATGAAAGAATTGCTCAGTGAGAAAGACATCCAAATTAGAGAGCTGAAAAAGGAGTTGAATGACCTGAAGTCTTGTTCACATGAGAAGCTTCCAGTTGCTGAAGATACCCATTTGGAGCAAAATGATGCTGTATCCCCTGGCCAAGCTGATCTAAGCTCGGCTTCTCAATCTAATCAAACTGACCTGGGATCCAGTGACGTTGCATTTGATGATTTCCAT TTGGGCACTGAGTTAGTAGTAGAAGAGGTCTCAGAAGAATTCACATGTTACGATTCTGAAAAATCTTCAGCTAATTCTGACAAGAAAG GGAAGTTCGTTGACTGTGATACCTCTGTTACTAACTTGATAGAGGATCAAGAGTTGAACTCGAGATCTCTGAAG ACAGAGGAACCGTGTACTTCTGATGCGTTTGTTCCcaagtgcaatgtccaaaagGAAAGTACTGAG ATAATGGGACAAATGGTTGATAAGAAATTGGATAATTCTGAGAGGTTTTCTGAACAAGCATCTGTGCATGATGGTGCTGTAACACATGCAACCAGTCATTTGGATCATCCATCTGATCAAAGCTTTACAG ATCATCATATACTTCCATGTATAAAGCGTGAACATGCCAGCCTGTCCGCACATGGTTGTGGTCCCATGGAACAAAGTGAAGAAGAGTTAAGCAAACTGGAGGATAGTCAACATGGTGTTGATGTAAAAG AAATGAAGCATCTGCATGCCGAAGGAACTACAGATGAGAAAGAGAACTGTCCATCACAAGTAATTAAAGATAAAAAGGAGGACCATCAGGCAGAAGGAATCACAGATAAAAAAGAGGACCTTTCTGCTTCCCAGCCTAGCAAGACAAAGAGAAGTACAAG CAGGAGGTTGCTGCCGGTATCGGCCATGATGCTAAAAGAGTTCACCGGGCCCAACATGGATGTTGCCGTGGATGCGAAGAGGGCAGCG GATGTAGGCGGTAAATCGTCAGGTGAGGCTGCTCCAGGTGGGAGATCGGAGAAGCTAATTCAGCTGCTGAGAGCCCGTCCGGTCACCAAGACTCACCACCGTAGCTAA